Proteins encoded by one window of Rhodobacteraceae bacterium IMCC1335:
- the dnaA gene encoding chromosomal replication initiator protein DnaA yields the protein MTPEKWRDLQSSIKLTIGNNNYRTWIDPLNFSHVEDDVAVFDVPTTFLGNYVEQNFGDVILHKLSEAQAQIRRIRFQVAARQTDIKKPLDTPTRQDTPKSSATKNGGFSSEFTSAPIDARFTFDTFIVGKPNELAYAASKRVAEGGEVTFNPLFLYGGVGLGKTHLMHATAWELQARRPDLNVLYLSAEQFMYRFVQALRERKMMDFKQLFRSVDVLMVDDVQFIAGKDSTQEEFFHTFNALVDQNKQIIISADRAPGEIKDLEDRIKSRMQCGLVVDLHPTDYELRLGILQSKVERHQSHYPDLVIEPNVLEFLALRISTNVRVLEGALTRLFAFASLVGRPINLDLTQDCLADVLRASERKITVEEIQRKVSEHYNIRLSDIIGPKRVRTYARPRQVAMYLAKQMTSRSLPEIGRRFGGRDHTTVMHGVKRIEELKIQDGQVAEDLEMLRRTLEA from the coding sequence ATGACTCCGGAAAAATGGCGCGACTTACAATCCTCAATCAAACTGACAATTGGTAATAATAATTATCGAACCTGGATTGACCCGCTGAATTTTTCACATGTGGAAGATGACGTTGCTGTGTTCGATGTGCCCACGACGTTTTTGGGAAATTATGTCGAACAAAATTTTGGCGATGTGATTCTACATAAGCTCAGCGAAGCGCAGGCGCAGATCCGCCGCATTCGGTTTCAAGTTGCCGCGCGCCAAACCGATATCAAAAAGCCGCTGGACACACCGACACGCCAAGACACGCCAAAATCCAGCGCTACAAAGAATGGCGGTTTCTCGTCAGAGTTTACAAGCGCGCCAATTGATGCGCGCTTCACGTTTGACACATTTATCGTTGGAAAACCAAATGAGCTGGCATATGCGGCGTCAAAACGCGTTGCAGAAGGTGGAGAGGTTACGTTTAACCCTCTGTTTTTATATGGAGGTGTGGGCTTGGGCAAAACGCACCTGATGCATGCCACAGCCTGGGAATTGCAAGCCCGGCGCCCGGATCTAAACGTGCTTTATCTTTCGGCAGAACAATTCATGTATCGTTTCGTGCAAGCGCTGCGCGAACGCAAAATGATGGATTTCAAACAATTGTTCCGATCGGTGGATGTTTTGATGGTGGATGATGTACAATTCATAGCCGGAAAAGACAGCACCCAAGAAGAATTTTTTCACACGTTCAATGCTTTGGTCGATCAAAATAAGCAAATTATCATTTCGGCGGATCGCGCCCCGGGCGAAATTAAAGATCTGGAAGATCGTATCAAAAGCAGGATGCAATGCGGCTTGGTGGTGGATTTGCACCCAACCGATTATGAATTGCGTTTAGGGATCCTTCAATCGAAGGTAGAACGGCATCAAAGTCATTATCCCGATCTGGTGATTGAGCCCAACGTATTAGAATTTCTGGCGTTGCGCATATCAACAAATGTACGCGTCTTGGAAGGCGCGCTTACCCGGTTATTTGCTTTTGCCTCTTTGGTTGGACGGCCAATCAATCTGGATCTGACTCAAGATTGCTTGGCAGATGTATTGCGCGCTTCCGAGCGCAAGATCACGGTGGAAGAAATCCAACGCAAAGTCTCTGAGCATTATAACATTCGTCTGTCAGATATCATTGGTCCCAAACGCGTGCGCACCTATGCCCGCCCGCGTCAGGTGGCAATGTATTTGGCCAAACAAATGACCAGCCGCAGCCTTCCCGAGATCGGCCGCCGGTTTGGGGGCCGCGACCACACAACCGTTATGCATGGCGTGAAGCGCATCGAAGAGCTCAAGATACAGGATGGGCAAGTGGCGGAAGATCTTGAAATGCTGCGCAGAACTTTAGAAGCCTAA
- a CDS encoding DNA polymerase III subunit beta, producing MKLSIERSILLRALSQAQSVVERRNTIPILANVLIECDESTVHFRATDLDIEVIDKAPAQVERPGATTVSAVTLHEIVRKLPDGALVTLADDATKGRLYVEAGRSNFSLATLPKEDFPIMASSEYTANFSAPAAMLRRLFDKSKFAISTEETRYYLNGVYLHVADGEGGQTLRCVATDGHRLARIDAALPEGASDLPGVIVPRKTVGELRKLLDDDDMQIAVSVSETKIRFATPEITMTSKVIDGTFPDYTRVIPQNNTRRLEVDASEFAKAVDRVATVSSERSRAVKLSLDEDRLVLSVNAPDSGAAEEELAVAYSDEMLEIGFNAKYLLEIASQVDRENAVFMFNSSGDPTLMREGDDASAVYVVMPMRV from the coding sequence ATGAAATTGAGCATTGAACGCAGCATATTGCTCAGAGCGCTGTCGCAAGCTCAGTCGGTTGTTGAACGCCGCAACACCATTCCTATTTTGGCAAATGTGCTGATCGAATGCGATGAAAGCACCGTCCATTTCCGAGCAACCGATTTGGATATCGAGGTGATTGACAAAGCGCCTGCGCAAGTCGAGCGCCCGGGCGCCACAACCGTCTCTGCGGTGACCCTGCATGAGATCGTGCGGAAACTTCCAGATGGCGCGTTGGTCACGCTAGCCGATGATGCCACCAAGGGGCGTTTATACGTAGAGGCTGGCCGGTCAAACTTTTCCTTGGCCACATTGCCCAAAGAAGATTTTCCGATCATGGCGAGTTCGGAATATACGGCGAATTTTTCAGCCCCGGCCGCGATGCTGCGCCGTTTGTTTGATAAATCTAAATTTGCCATTTCTACTGAAGAAACAAGATATTACCTTAATGGAGTCTACTTGCATGTGGCCGATGGCGAGGGCGGGCAAACGCTGCGCTGCGTGGCAACCGATGGGCACCGTCTGGCGCGCATTGATGCGGCTTTGCCAGAGGGCGCAAGCGATCTTCCCGGCGTGATAGTGCCGCGTAAAACCGTGGGTGAATTGCGCAAATTGCTTGACGATGATGATATGCAAATCGCGGTCTCAGTTTCAGAAACCAAAATCCGCTTTGCCACACCCGAAATCACCATGACCTCAAAGGTGATTGACGGAACATTTCCAGATTACACCCGGGTTATACCGCAAAATAACACGCGGCGGCTTGAAGTGGATGCTTCTGAATTCGCAAAGGCCGTGGATCGGGTGGCAACCGTATCTTCCGAACGCTCGCGCGCCGTTAAACTATCGCTGGATGAAGATCGCTTGGTGCTCTCGGTGAACGCGCCAGATAGCGGCGCTGCCGAAGAAGAGCTTGCGGTGGCCTATTCGGATGAGATGCTTGAAATTGGCTTTAACGCCAAATACTTGCTCGAAATCGCCAGCCAAGTTGATCGTGAGAATGCAGTTTTCATGTTCAATTCCTCTGGAGATCCAACGCTGATGCGCGAGGGCGATGATGCCAGCGCGGTCTATGTTGTTATGCCCATGCGCGTTTAA
- the recF gene encoding DNA replication/repair protein RecF has translation MLYLTSLHLSHFRSHKSLELECDARPVALFGANGSGKTNILEAVSLFSPGRGLRRASAEDMARRPEQIGWKLRGALTAQGRQHEIELSLRNGAARSTKIDGKIASQTALGGVTRVLWLVPAMDRLWIEGAEGRRRFWDRIALSFFPSHAEHSLSYEKAMRERNRLLKDQVTDDHWYRALEHQMALSGVAIMQARQAALAYIHDAQIAASTQFPKAKLTLLQSENGPLPDRVEDLSAAFASARARDLAAGRSLLGPHRTDLSALYLSKGMPAKECSTGEQKALLISIILANARALAEQIGAPPILLLDEVAAHLDAQRRAALYTEINTLKAQAWMTGTGPELFEDLGEAALMLELGDSGSGSFIKPA, from the coding sequence ATGCTGTATCTAACCAGTCTCCATCTGTCGCATTTTCGATCGCATAAATCGTTAGAATTGGAATGTGATGCGCGGCCGGTCGCCCTGTTTGGCGCCAATGGATCTGGCAAAACAAATATTTTGGAAGCTGTATCGCTGTTTTCGCCGGGGCGCGGCTTGCGCCGCGCCAGCGCCGAAGATATGGCCCGACGCCCTGAACAAATCGGATGGAAGCTGCGCGGCGCGCTAACCGCGCAAGGGCGTCAACATGAGATCGAGCTAAGTTTGCGAAACGGCGCGGCGCGCAGCACCAAGATTGACGGGAAAATCGCCTCGCAAACCGCGCTGGGCGGCGTCACACGCGTGCTCTGGCTGGTCCCGGCGATGGATAGGTTGTGGATCGAAGGTGCAGAAGGGCGACGGCGCTTTTGGGATCGCATTGCGCTGAGCTTTTTTCCAAGCCATGCCGAGCACAGCCTGAGCTATGAAAAAGCCATGCGTGAAAGAAACCGTTTGTTAAAAGATCAAGTGACAGATGATCATTGGTATCGGGCGCTCGAACATCAAATGGCCCTTTCAGGGGTGGCCATTATGCAAGCGCGCCAAGCGGCGCTTGCGTATATTCATGACGCGCAAATCGCGGCGAGCACCCAGTTTCCAAAAGCGAAATTAACATTGCTGCAATCCGAGAACGGCCCGCTTCCAGATAGGGTTGAAGATCTATCCGCCGCATTCGCCAGCGCGCGGGCGCGCGACCTGGCCGCCGGTCGCAGCTTGCTGGGCCCGCATCGCACAGACCTCTCTGCGCTTTATCTCAGCAAGGGCATGCCTGCCAAAGAATGTTCAACCGGAGAACAAAAAGCCCTTTTAATTTCAATTATTTTGGCCAATGCGCGCGCCTTAGCAGAGCAGATCGGCGCCCCGCCAATCTTATTATTGGATGAAGTGGCCGCGCATCTTGACGCCCAGCGCCGAGCTGCGCTTTATACTGAAATTAACACCCTAAAAGCACAAGCTTGGATGACCGGTACGGGGCCCGAATTGTTCGAAGATCTGGGCGAGGCCGCGTTGATGTTGGAGCTTGGCGATAGCGGTTCAGGCTCATTTATAAAACCCGCCTAA
- a CDS encoding LysE family transporter produces the protein MSVNAIDLLLYTGGLLVLFLTPGPVWVALIARTLGGGLAAAVPLAFGVMVGDLLWPTIAILGLSWLVTQFSMILILLKAVAVVVFWGMGLALLRSTDQAIAQESRLIKPGAWAGFIAGAAVIIGNPKAMLFYIAILPGFFDFNTLTALDMALIALLSASIPFTGNLCVALLVNRSRQFFTSPKSRQRIAQISGGLLILVGTVIPFT, from the coding sequence ATGTCTGTGAATGCCATTGACTTGCTGCTCTATACTGGCGGGCTTTTGGTACTGTTCCTCACCCCAGGCCCGGTTTGGGTGGCCCTGATTGCCCGCACGCTGGGCGGCGGTTTGGCGGCGGCTGTGCCTTTGGCATTTGGCGTGATGGTGGGGGATTTGCTGTGGCCAACCATAGCGATTTTGGGCCTCAGCTGGCTGGTAACACAATTTTCGATGATTTTGATCCTTCTCAAAGCCGTGGCTGTGGTGGTTTTTTGGGGTATGGGACTGGCCTTGCTGCGCAGCACAGATCAAGCGATTGCGCAGGAATCGCGCCTGATAAAACCCGGCGCTTGGGCCGGCTTTATCGCCGGTGCAGCCGTGATCATTGGCAACCCGAAAGCAATGTTATTCTACATCGCTATTCTGCCGGGGTTTTTCGATTTTAACACGCTCACGGCGCTGGATATGGCGCTTATCGCTCTGCTATCTGCCAGCATTCCCTTCACGGGAAATCTCTGCGTTGCCCTGCTTGTAAACCGCAGCCGGCAGTTTTTCACATCGCCGAAATCGCGGCAACGGATCGCGCAAATTTCCGGTGGCTTGCTGATCCTGGTAGGAACGGTGATTCCCTTCACTTAA
- the gyrB gene encoding DNA topoisomerase (ATP-hydrolyzing) subunit B, giving the protein MSNTDQAANEYGADSIKVLKGLEAVRKRPGMYIGDTDDGSGLHHMVYEVVDNGIDEALAKHADHVHVKIHADNSVSVSDNGRGIPVDIHEEEGVSAAEVIMTQLHAGGKFDSNSYKVSGGLHGVGVSVVNALSVWLELRIWRNGKEHVARFEHGDTVEHLKIVGDANGRNGTEVRFLASTDTFSNLEYSFDTLEKRMRELAFLNSGVRIILEDERPAEPLKSELFYEGGVKEFVKYLDRSKNAIMPEPIFITGERDEIGIEVSMWWNDSYHETVLPFTNNIPQRDGGSHLAGFRGALTRTINTYAQSSGIAKKEKVNFTGDDAREGLTCVLSVKVPDPKFSSQTKDKLVSSEVRPAVEGLMNEKLGEWFEENPAIAKIIVGKIIEAALAREAARKARELTRRKTALDVNYLAGKLKDCSEKDPSKTEVFLVEGDSAGGSAQTGRDRRTQAILPLKGKILNVERARFDRMLNSQEIGNLVMALGTGIGRDEFDLSKLRYHKIVIMTDADVDGAHIRTLLLTFFYRQMRELVENGFLYIAQPPLYKVSRGKSEVYLKDQAEMEDYLIQQGIDGALLRLEDGAELAGQDLARVVDEARQLKRVLDAFPNHYPQHILEQAAIAGAFVPGRVDADLQGTADNIAARLDLIAAEYERGWNGRITQDHGIRLARILRGVEEVRRLDGPMLRSGEARKTGSFTESLQEIYGSAATLIRKDRSQVIFGPLDLLDSVLKEGEKGLSLQRYKGLGEMNPDQLWETTLDPDARTLLQVKVEDAAEADDLFTKLMGDVVEPRRDFIQTNALSVANLDF; this is encoded by the coding sequence ATGTCCAACACAGATCAAGCCGCCAATGAATATGGTGCTGATTCTATCAAGGTTCTCAAAGGCTTAGAGGCGGTTCGCAAACGCCCTGGCATGTATATTGGCGATACCGATGATGGCAGCGGGCTACATCATATGGTCTATGAGGTTGTTGACAACGGCATCGATGAAGCCTTGGCCAAACATGCCGACCATGTGCATGTAAAAATTCATGCCGATAACAGCGTATCTGTGTCTGATAATGGGCGGGGAATACCCGTGGATATCCATGAGGAAGAGGGGGTTTCCGCCGCCGAGGTGATTATGACTCAGCTGCATGCTGGCGGGAAATTTGACAGCAATTCTTATAAAGTATCGGGCGGTTTGCACGGCGTGGGCGTTTCTGTGGTAAATGCGCTATCGGTCTGGCTGGAGCTGCGGATCTGGCGCAACGGTAAAGAGCATGTGGCACGCTTTGAGCATGGCGATACGGTTGAGCATTTGAAAATCGTCGGGGATGCGAATGGCCGCAATGGCACAGAAGTGCGGTTTTTGGCCTCAACAGACACTTTTTCAAACCTTGAATATTCCTTTGATACGCTAGAAAAGCGGATGCGGGAATTGGCCTTTTTAAACTCGGGCGTGCGGATTATCCTTGAAGATGAGCGCCCAGCCGAGCCGTTGAAAAGCGAACTCTTTTATGAAGGCGGTGTAAAAGAATTCGTTAAATATCTTGACCGCTCCAAGAACGCGATCATGCCCGAGCCGATCTTTATCACAGGCGAGCGGGATGAGATCGGCATCGAAGTGTCGATGTGGTGGAATGACAGCTATCATGAAACGGTTTTGCCCTTTACAAACAACATTCCCCAGCGCGATGGCGGTTCCCATTTGGCAGGGTTTCGCGGCGCGTTGACCCGCACCATCAATACGTATGCCCAATCCAGCGGTATCGCGAAAAAAGAAAAGGTGAATTTCACCGGCGATGATGCCCGCGAAGGCTTAACATGCGTGTTATCGGTCAAGGTGCCCGATCCAAAGTTTTCCAGCCAGACCAAAGATAAGCTGGTCAGCTCGGAAGTGCGCCCCGCAGTTGAAGGGCTGATGAATGAAAAACTGGGCGAATGGTTCGAAGAAAACCCTGCGATTGCAAAAATAATCGTCGGCAAAATAATCGAGGCCGCGCTGGCCCGCGAGGCGGCGCGTAAAGCCCGCGAACTGACCCGCCGCAAAACTGCGCTTGATGTGAATTATCTGGCCGGAAAATTAAAAGATTGTTCCGAAAAAGATCCGTCAAAAACCGAAGTGTTCCTGGTCGAGGGTGACAGCGCCGGTGGCTCGGCGCAAACCGGCCGCGACCGGCGCACGCAAGCCATTTTGCCGCTTAAAGGGAAAATTCTAAACGTTGAGCGGGCGCGGTTTGACCGCATGCTCAACAGCCAAGAGATTGGCAATCTTGTGATGGCGCTGGGCACTGGTATCGGGCGGGATGAGTTTGATCTTTCAAAGCTGCGTTATCATAAAATCGTTATCATGACCGATGCCGATGTTGATGGCGCGCATATCCGCACCTTGCTGCTGACGTTTTTCTATCGTCAGATGCGCGAATTGGTTGAAAACGGGTTCCTGTATATCGCCCAACCACCGCTGTACAAAGTTAGTCGTGGCAAATCCGAAGTCTATCTAAAAGATCAGGCTGAAATGGAAGATTATCTGATCCAGCAGGGTATTGATGGGGCCCTTTTACGTTTGGAAGATGGCGCGGAATTGGCCGGCCAAGATCTGGCCCGCGTGGTCGATGAAGCCCGCCAGCTCAAGCGCGTTCTGGATGCGTTTCCAAACCACTATCCCCAGCATATCTTGGAACAAGCCGCGATTGCCGGCGCCTTCGTTCCGGGCCGAGTTGATGCGGATCTGCAAGGCACAGCAGATAACATTGCCGCCCGCCTCGATTTAATCGCAGCAGAATATGAACGCGGTTGGAACGGACGTATTACCCAAGATCATGGCATCCGTTTGGCGCGGATTTTGCGCGGCGTTGAAGAAGTGCGCCGCCTTGATGGGCCCATGTTGCGATCGGGTGAAGCGCGCAAAACCGGCAGCTTTACCGAAAGCCTGCAAGAAATTTATGGCAGCGCCGCGACATTGATCCGCAAAGATCGCAGCCAAGTGATTTTCGGACCGCTCGATCTGCTCGACTCGGTTTTGAAAGAAGGTGAAAAAGGCCTGTCGCTGCAGCGCTATAAAGGCCTGGGCGAAATGAATCCCGACCAGCTTTGGGAAACCACGCTCGATCCGGATGCGCGCACCTTGTTGCAGGTGAAAGTTGAAGACGCAGCCGAGGCGGATGATCTGTTCACCAAGCTGATGGGCGATGTTGTCGAGCCCCGCCGCGATTTCATCCAAACCAACGCGTTAAGCGTTGCCAATTTGGATTTTTGA
- a CDS encoding low specificity L-threonine aldolase — translation MFFASDNQGPVPEAVLEALRVANQGYAASYGADAITLDVVSKIQTLFEAPDAAVYLAATGTAANTLALACLCPPWATIYCSPVAHIQEDECNAPEFFTGGAKLNLVGSDDKLTPDALEQAILGTAQGDVHGPQRGPVSLTQITEKGRIYTLSELSELCSVAKAYDLPVHMDGARFANAIVALGCSAAEMTWRCGIDALTFGGTKNGLMGVEAVIFFDPKYAWEFELRRKRGAHLFSKNRFLAAQMQAYLEQDLWRDLAQKANDNSAYLAQGLRKSDAVRFQYEPAANMIFAYMPRAVVQRARQGGAVFSVWSGDIAHGPAEEELVTRLVCDWSLETSQIDQFLRLIAPA, via the coding sequence ATGTTTTTTGCGTCAGATAATCAAGGGCCGGTGCCCGAGGCCGTTTTAGAGGCTTTGCGCGTTGCAAATCAAGGCTATGCCGCCTCTTATGGCGCTGATGCGATCACCTTGGATGTTGTATCAAAAATTCAAACTCTGTTTGAGGCCCCGGATGCGGCGGTATATTTGGCCGCCACTGGCACCGCGGCCAATACATTGGCCTTGGCCTGTTTATGCCCGCCCTGGGCAACAATTTATTGCAGCCCCGTTGCGCATATCCAAGAAGATGAATGCAATGCGCCCGAGTTTTTCACCGGCGGGGCGAAATTAAACCTCGTTGGCAGCGATGATAAGCTGACGCCTGATGCGCTTGAACAGGCTATTTTGGGAACCGCGCAAGGGGATGTCCACGGTCCGCAGCGCGGGCCCGTTTCATTGACCCAAATCACCGAAAAAGGCAGGATTTATACGCTTTCAGAGCTTTCAGAGCTATGTTCGGTGGCCAAAGCCTACGATCTTCCGGTTCATATGGATGGGGCCCGTTTTGCCAATGCGATTGTCGCCTTGGGGTGCAGCGCGGCTGAAATGACGTGGCGATGCGGGATCGATGCCTTGACGTTTGGTGGAACTAAAAACGGCTTGATGGGTGTAGAGGCGGTGATCTTTTTTGATCCCAAATACGCTTGGGAATTTGAGTTGCGGCGCAAACGCGGCGCGCATTTATTTTCAAAAAACCGCTTTCTTGCCGCGCAAATGCAGGCCTATCTTGAACAGGATCTTTGGCGCGACTTGGCGCAAAAAGCAAATGATAACAGCGCTTATCTGGCGCAGGGCCTGCGCAAATCAGACGCGGTTCGGTTTCAGTATGAACCCGCCGCCAATATGATTTTCGCCTATATGCCGCGGGCTGTGGTGCAACGCGCGCGTCAGGGTGGCGCAGTTTTTTCAGTATGGTCTGGCGATATTGCGCATGGCCCTGCAGAGGAAGAGCTGGTTACCCGCCTGGTCTGTGACTGGTCGCTTGAAACATCTCAAATCGACCAGTTTCTGCGGTTGATCGCACCCGCCTGA
- a CDS encoding YcgN family cysteine cluster protein — MSAAEGIKRSGLAPKFWEEKPLSKLSQAEWEALCDGCGKCCLNKLEDEDTGEVALTRVACRLLDDESCGCGQYKIRHQFVPECIVLRPDNLAAHAYWLPRSCAYLLLWQGKPLYDWHPLISGDPETVHAAGVSVRGKTLPEFEVDEEFWEDHLFEERA; from the coding sequence ATGAGCGCAGCGGAAGGCATCAAGCGCAGCGGTCTTGCCCCCAAGTTTTGGGAGGAAAAACCGCTGTCAAAATTATCTCAGGCAGAATGGGAAGCGCTTTGCGATGGATGCGGAAAATGTTGCTTAAATAAATTAGAAGATGAAGACACTGGTGAGGTTGCGCTCACGCGGGTGGCCTGCCGTTTGCTGGATGATGAAAGCTGTGGCTGCGGACAATATAAAATTCGCCATCAATTTGTGCCCGAATGCATCGTCTTGCGCCCTGATAACTTGGCTGCTCATGCCTATTGGTTACCGCGCAGCTGTGCTTATCTTTTATTGTGGCAGGGCAAACCCTTATATGATTGGCATCCTTTGATATCCGGAGACCCCGAGACGGTGCATGCGGCCGGCGTGTCGGTGCGTGGAAAAACCCTTCCTGAATTTGAAGTGGATGAAGAGTTTTGGGAAGATCATTTGTTTGAGGAGCGCGCGTGA
- a CDS encoding bifunctional riboflavin kinase/FAD synthetase — protein sequence MKIIRDYIYVDPEDKGASVAVGNFDGVHLGHQSVIDLARQTAEALSAPLGILTFEPHPRSYFAPQSPAFRLMSSEARATRLAKLNVDLLYELNFNTSLSSLTPREFAQNVIADGLGLRHLVVGADFCFGKGRAGTVDDLQHFGAEMGFGVTVAPLIEAGEGQVSSTSIRSALAEGRPCNAATQLGHWHRIEGIVIGGEQRGRELGYPTANMSLEGLHLPKLGVYAVLVDVLDGPFQGSYHGAASLGVRPMFGENTPNLETFIFDFFGDLYGSNLSVALVDFLRPELKFDGLEALIEQMQRDCDQARKILAAL from the coding sequence ATGAAGATTATTCGTGATTATATTTATGTTGACCCCGAAGACAAAGGCGCCAGCGTGGCGGTTGGCAATTTTGACGGTGTGCATTTGGGCCATCAATCTGTGATTGATTTGGCCCGTCAGACTGCTGAAGCCCTATCAGCGCCTTTGGGTATTTTAACCTTTGAGCCACATCCACGCAGCTATTTTGCGCCCCAAAGCCCCGCTTTCCGCCTTATGAGCTCGGAGGCGCGCGCCACGCGCCTGGCAAAGCTTAACGTTGACCTGCTATATGAGCTGAATTTTAACACCAGCCTCTCTTCGCTGACGCCGCGCGAATTTGCACAAAACGTGATTGCGGATGGTCTTGGGCTGCGCCATTTGGTGGTGGGGGCGGATTTTTGTTTTGGAAAAGGTCGCGCGGGAACGGTTGATGACTTGCAACATTTTGGTGCAGAAATGGGCTTTGGGGTCACCGTCGCGCCATTGATTGAAGCTGGTGAAGGGCAAGTGTCTTCAACCTCGATCCGCAGCGCCTTGGCCGAGGGGCGACCGTGCAACGCCGCAACCCAGCTGGGCCATTGGCACCGGATTGAAGGGATTGTGATCGGCGGCGAGCAGCGTGGGCGTGAACTTGGTTATCCAACGGCAAATATGTCACTTGAGGGTCTGCATCTGCCAAAACTTGGCGTTTATGCGGTTTTGGTTGATGTTCTGGATGGGCCTTTTCAAGGTAGCTATCACGGGGCAGCCTCGCTGGGTGTGCGACCGATGTTTGGCGAAAACACCCCTAATTTAGAAACATTTATATTCGATTTTTTCGGCGATCTTTACGGTTCAAACCTTTCTGTGGCCTTGGTTGATTTCTTGCGCCCCGAATTGAAATTTGACGGGCTGGAGGCGTTGATCGAACAAATGCAGCGTGATTGTGATCAGGCCCGAAAAATCTTGGCCGCATTATGA
- a CDS encoding (R)-hydratase, with the protein MLDNLPRGTICIEDIEMGMSRHLHKVISDEDIALFAQVSADHNPVHLDESYARDTIFQGRIAHGMLTAGLISAVIGEQLPGHGSVYLGQSLKFLAPVRPGDLVYAEVTVSDIDLPRRRVTLDCQCEVDGRRVLVGEATVLAPSRKFD; encoded by the coding sequence ATGTTGGATAACCTTCCCAGGGGTACGATTTGTATCGAAGATATCGAAATGGGCATGTCGCGCCACCTGCATAAGGTGATAAGCGACGAAGATATCGCCTTATTTGCCCAAGTCTCGGCGGATCATAACCCTGTTCATCTGGATGAGAGCTATGCGCGGGATACAATTTTTCAGGGTCGAATTGCGCATGGGATGCTGACCGCGGGTTTGATTTCGGCGGTCATTGGCGAACAGCTGCCCGGTCATGGTAGCGTTTATTTGGGCCAAAGCCTGAAATTTTTAGCGCCCGTGCGGCCAGGAGATTTGGTTTACGCCGAAGTGACTGTGTCAGATATTGACCTTCCAAGGCGCCGCGTGACTCTTGATTGCCAATGTGAAGTAGATGGCAGGCGGGTCTTGGTGGGCGAGGCAACAGTGCTTGCGCCAAGCCGCAAGTTTGACTAA
- a CDS encoding TIGR01459 family HAD-type hydrolase — protein MSQIIQNLSEISDQYEALFVDLWGCVHNGVEAYPAANEALIAYRQRGGKVILVTNSPRPRSSVAKQIKEFGVSDHAWDSIATSGDSARAAMFQGVVGEAVYFIGEPRDKAFFEPLKLLENPMQITCVALDQASGIVCTGPFDSNADPEVILPQLEIARDKGLKFLCANPDIVVDRGAHREWCAGALAQLYTQIGGESLYFGKPFAPIYDLAFRRLKALATDISPASVLAIGDGVQTDTKGASDAGLDALFISGGLAARETKTRHDPDPAALAQFLQAEKQSAKYTIGFLR, from the coding sequence ATGTCTCAGATTATTCAAAACCTCAGCGAAATTTCTGATCAATATGAGGCGTTATTTGTCGACCTTTGGGGTTGCGTTCATAATGGGGTTGAAGCTTATCCTGCAGCCAATGAAGCGCTGATCGCTTATCGGCAACGCGGTGGAAAGGTTATTTTGGTCACAAATTCACCGCGCCCGCGCAGCTCGGTGGCGAAGCAAATCAAAGAATTTGGCGTGTCGGATCACGCGTGGGATAGCATTGCCACCTCTGGGGATAGCGCCCGCGCCGCGATGTTTCAGGGCGTGGTGGGCGAGGCGGTTTATTTCATTGGAGAGCCGCGCGATAAAGCCTTTTTTGAGCCGCTCAAACTGCTTGAAAACCCGATGCAGATCACCTGTGTCGCGCTAGATCAGGCCAGTGGCATCGTTTGTACAGGGCCCTTTGATTCGAACGCAGATCCTGAAGTGATATTGCCGCAGCTTGAGATCGCGCGTGACAAAGGCCTAAAGTTTTTATGCGCCAATCCGGATATTGTGGTGGATCGCGGCGCGCATCGCGAATGGTGCGCGGGCGCATTGGCGCAGCTTTATACGCAAATTGGAGGGGAAAGTCTGTATTTTGGCAAACCGTTTGCGCCGATTTACGATTTGGCGTTTCGCCGCTTAAAGGCGCTGGCAACGGATATTTCCCCCGCCTCTGTGTTGGCGATTGGCGATGGCGTGCAAACCGATACCAAAGGCGCCTCAGATGCAGGGTTGGATGCGCTGTTCATCTCAGGCGGGCTTGCGGCGCGCGAAACAAAAACCAGGCACGATCCTGATCCAGCTGCTCTAGCGCAGTTTTTGCAAGCCGAAAAGCAAAGCGCAAAATACACAATAGGGTTTTTGCGCTGA